One Tomitella gaofuii DNA segment encodes these proteins:
- a CDS encoding ABC transporter ATP-binding protein, which yields MTAAISVAGLGKTYRDVTALDDVSFAVQQNTICGVLGRNGAGKTTAMQIITGHAMPSSGTVDVYGRAPFEDREAMSSMCFVKESQCYPDEFKVKHVLAAAADLLPHWDQGFADTLLGRFELPTGRRVKKLSRGMHSMLGIIIGLASRAPVTLFDEPYLGLDVVARQMFYDELLADYTAHPRTIVLSTHLVDEVANLLEHVVLIDGGRVLIDDCAENLRRSAVVATGGTAHIDRLAAGRTELRRETLGTQARVTLQGDFTEDDLARARERGVDIAPASLQQLMIGATGTEGRQAS from the coding sequence ATGACCGCAGCGATCAGCGTGGCAGGCCTGGGAAAGACCTACCGCGACGTCACCGCCCTGGACGACGTCTCCTTCGCCGTGCAGCAGAACACGATCTGCGGCGTGCTCGGCCGCAACGGTGCTGGCAAGACCACCGCGATGCAGATCATCACAGGCCACGCGATGCCGTCCTCCGGCACGGTCGACGTGTACGGGCGCGCGCCGTTCGAGGACCGCGAGGCGATGTCGTCGATGTGCTTCGTCAAGGAAAGCCAGTGCTACCCGGACGAGTTCAAGGTCAAGCACGTGCTGGCCGCCGCCGCGGACCTGCTGCCGCACTGGGACCAGGGCTTCGCCGACACGCTTCTGGGCAGGTTCGAGCTGCCCACGGGGCGCCGGGTGAAGAAGCTCTCCCGCGGCATGCACTCGATGCTCGGCATCATCATCGGGCTGGCGTCGCGGGCGCCGGTGACGCTGTTCGACGAGCCGTACCTGGGCCTCGACGTGGTCGCGCGTCAGATGTTCTACGACGAGCTGCTGGCCGACTACACCGCCCACCCGCGCACCATCGTGCTGTCGACACACCTGGTGGATGAGGTCGCCAACCTGCTCGAGCACGTGGTGCTCATCGACGGCGGCCGGGTGCTCATCGACGACTGCGCCGAGAACCTGCGGCGCAGCGCGGTTGTCGCGACGGGCGGAACCGCCCACATCGACCGCCTCGCGGCGGGGCGTACGGAGCTGCGACGCGAAACCCTGGGCACGCAGGCGCGCGTCACTCTGCAGGGCGACTTCACCGAGGACGACCTGGCCCGGGCGCGGGAACGGGGAGTCGACATCGCGCCGGCGTCGCTGCAGCAATTGATGATCGGGGCCACCGGCACGGAAGGACGGCAGGCGTCATGA
- a CDS encoding GntR family transcriptional regulator: MLTSDKPIFQQIAEQIENAIIDGSLEEDAQVPSSNELALFHRINPATAAKGLGTLVADGTVYKRRGIGMFVSPGAREKLRFRRREDFVARYLAPAVEEARKLGISPADIARLVTQLDKGDTARDAVAAAQSATTEEQS; the protein is encoded by the coding sequence ATGCTGACGTCGGACAAGCCGATCTTCCAGCAGATCGCCGAGCAGATCGAGAACGCGATCATCGACGGATCGCTCGAGGAGGACGCGCAGGTGCCCTCCAGCAACGAACTCGCGCTGTTCCATCGCATCAACCCGGCGACGGCCGCGAAGGGGCTGGGCACGCTCGTCGCCGACGGCACCGTGTACAAGCGCCGCGGTATCGGCATGTTCGTCAGTCCCGGGGCGCGCGAGAAGCTCCGGTTCCGCCGTCGCGAGGATTTCGTCGCCCGCTACCTCGCGCCGGCGGTCGAGGAGGCCCGCAAGCTCGGTATCTCCCCGGCCGACATCGCCCGGCTCGTAACGCAGCTCGACAAGGGCGACACCGCACGCGACGCCGTCGCCGCCGCCCAATCCGCAACCACCGAGGAGCAGTCATGA
- a CDS encoding sodium:solute symporter family protein yields the protein MTLTIVLIYFAAVAAIGIVGYFKVRGSTDQYFVAGRGVGTFANSWAFLATLASGGSVMAALGTGLALGYPYGAALVAGAPVGFVVASVLVARHLRSIGKYTVPDFFAARFGSRTLAWFTPIVIIVASVAYIVAQLKGASIVASHLLGWDTDIALWAVGIVFVLYVSLGGFLSVTWNDIFQGILMFAMVIGFGITAFASVDDFGASFTNLTQSFPEIGHLTPAVPLVSIIGGFLTWATAISVTPHVIMRVYSARNVRSARLSLNWAMLIFAVMMIIISLVLTPVAAELIADAGELDADAVLLTLADRVLNSFGQGVVTAAILAAIMSTTAGLLMACNSAVAHDIYKKLLRPDASEKAVVRVATVATWIIGLVCILLTLNPPEFLVVLYTAAVALLASSFFAPMVLGIWWRRTTTQGAVAGVLCGAIVFAVLFGALDMPDSSQILVSLPVSFLATIGVSLATGSPRRSDPGEETHRATADARA from the coding sequence GTGACACTCACCATCGTGCTCATCTACTTCGCCGCCGTGGCCGCGATCGGCATCGTCGGATACTTCAAGGTGCGCGGCTCCACCGACCAGTACTTCGTCGCCGGGCGCGGAGTCGGCACCTTCGCCAACTCCTGGGCGTTCCTCGCCACACTCGCCAGCGGCGGATCCGTCATGGCGGCATTGGGAACCGGCCTCGCTCTCGGCTACCCCTACGGCGCGGCCCTGGTCGCCGGCGCGCCCGTCGGATTCGTCGTCGCCTCGGTGCTGGTCGCGCGGCACCTACGATCGATCGGCAAGTACACGGTGCCCGACTTCTTCGCCGCGCGGTTCGGCAGCCGGACCCTCGCCTGGTTCACACCGATCGTCATCATCGTCGCCAGCGTGGCCTACATCGTCGCCCAGCTCAAAGGCGCCAGCATCGTCGCGTCGCATCTTCTGGGCTGGGACACCGACATCGCCCTGTGGGCCGTGGGCATCGTCTTCGTCCTGTACGTCTCCCTCGGCGGCTTCCTCTCTGTCACATGGAACGACATCTTCCAGGGCATCCTCATGTTCGCGATGGTGATCGGCTTCGGCATCACCGCGTTCGCCTCCGTCGACGATTTCGGGGCGAGTTTCACCAATCTGACGCAGTCCTTCCCCGAAATCGGACACCTGACGCCCGCCGTGCCGCTGGTCTCGATCATCGGCGGCTTCCTCACCTGGGCCACGGCCATCTCGGTGACGCCGCACGTGATCATGCGGGTGTACTCGGCGCGCAACGTCCGTTCCGCGCGTCTGTCGTTGAACTGGGCGATGCTGATCTTCGCCGTGATGATGATCATCATCTCGCTCGTGCTCACTCCCGTCGCCGCCGAATTGATCGCCGACGCCGGGGAACTCGACGCGGACGCCGTCCTGCTGACCCTCGCGGACCGGGTGCTCAACTCCTTCGGCCAGGGAGTGGTCACCGCAGCGATCCTTGCCGCGATCATGTCCACCACCGCAGGCCTGCTCATGGCCTGCAACTCCGCTGTGGCACACGACATCTACAAGAAGCTGCTGCGCCCGGACGCGTCCGAGAAGGCGGTCGTGCGCGTCGCGACCGTCGCCACCTGGATCATCGGCCTGGTCTGCATCCTGCTCACGCTCAACCCGCCCGAGTTCCTCGTCGTCCTCTACACGGCCGCTGTCGCGCTGCTCGCGTCTTCGTTCTTCGCGCCGATGGTGCTGGGCATCTGGTGGCGCCGTACCACGACGCAGGGCGCGGTCGCCGGGGTCCTTTGCGGCGCCATAGTTTTCGCCGTGCTGTTCGGCGCTCTGGACATGCCCGACTCTTCGCAGATCCTCGTCAGCTTGCCGGTCTCGTTCCTCGCGACGATCGGCGTCAGCCTGGCGACCGGCTCTCCACGCCGGTCGGACCCCGGCGAGGAGACGCATCGCGCCACCGCTGACGCGCGCGCATGA